A section of the Methanosarcina mazei S-6 genome encodes:
- a CDS encoding MATE family efflux transporter, with product MEQKSEFLGKESIGKLLFKLSAPVIVGMLVQALYNVVDTFFVGQVYGADSVQAIGGLSIAFPIQMIIMAFGVVLGTGGSSIISRALGAKELEKAEKTLGNVFSLSLILSIIIAIPYLLFLDTILEIFGATPGIMPYAREYLEYIILGAVFFVFGVAVQNIVRAEGNARLAMNVMLIGAGLNIILDPVFMFGLDMGVKGAAIATVLSQVVSSIWLLQYCLKGKGAVHFKSRYLKPDIKIIKDIGSIGVGSFVMQISSSIMMIFVYNALATYGGDVAVAVFGVIIKVNSFIFLPLLGMSFGLQPIVGYNYGAKQFGRIARAIKLTLMATTAFGTFGLLVIYFFTEQILGLFSADPQYLDVGTHAVKIMLLGMPLVGLNVVSMTVFQALGKARPSFLLSLSRQILFLIPLVVILPGFYELDGVWAAYPISDVLSFLLSGYLLLRIYRIFKEHPGSPGITAAKELAVSRGVESSLDR from the coding sequence ATGGAACAAAAAAGTGAATTTCTGGGAAAAGAGAGTATAGGGAAGCTCCTGTTCAAGCTTTCGGCTCCTGTAATAGTCGGAATGTTAGTTCAGGCTCTCTATAATGTTGTGGATACATTTTTCGTGGGGCAGGTATATGGGGCAGACAGTGTCCAGGCTATAGGCGGGCTGTCGATAGCTTTCCCGATCCAGATGATAATCATGGCCTTCGGGGTTGTTCTCGGGACAGGAGGGTCTTCGATAATCTCGCGAGCCCTCGGAGCAAAAGAGTTAGAAAAAGCCGAGAAAACTCTGGGAAACGTTTTTTCCCTTAGCCTGATCCTCAGCATAATTATTGCTATTCCCTACCTTCTTTTCCTGGATACAATTCTGGAAATCTTCGGTGCAACTCCAGGCATCATGCCCTATGCCAGGGAATACCTTGAATACATAATTTTAGGAGCGGTTTTCTTTGTCTTCGGAGTGGCTGTTCAGAATATTGTCAGAGCCGAAGGAAATGCCCGCCTTGCAATGAATGTAATGCTTATAGGAGCGGGCCTCAATATTATCCTTGACCCTGTCTTTATGTTCGGCTTAGATATGGGTGTGAAGGGAGCTGCAATTGCAACCGTACTGTCTCAGGTAGTGAGCTCTATCTGGCTGCTTCAGTACTGCCTTAAAGGAAAAGGAGCTGTGCATTTTAAATCCAGATACCTGAAACCTGACATTAAAATTATAAAAGATATCGGGTCCATAGGAGTCGGCTCTTTTGTCATGCAGATATCGAGCAGTATTATGATGATCTTCGTATACAACGCCCTTGCAACCTATGGAGGAGATGTTGCAGTCGCTGTTTTTGGCGTAATAATCAAGGTCAATTCCTTCATCTTCCTGCCGCTTCTTGGCATGTCCTTTGGCCTGCAGCCAATCGTAGGGTATAATTACGGAGCAAAGCAGTTTGGAAGGATAGCTAGAGCCATAAAACTGACTCTTATGGCAACCACGGCATTTGGGACATTTGGCCTGCTTGTCATTTATTTCTTCACGGAACAGATTCTCGGGCTTTTCAGTGCAGATCCGCAGTACCTCGATGTCGGGACACACGCTGTAAAGATCATGCTTCTCGGGATGCCTCTGGTAGGATTGAACGTGGTCTCTATGACGGTTTTCCAGGCGCTTGGAAAAGCCAGACCGTCTTTCCTCCTCTCTCTCAGCAGGCAGATTCTTTTCCTGATCCCGCTTGTTGTCATCCTTCCTGGCTTTTACGAGCTGGACGGAGTCTGGGCAGCTTACCCGATCTCGGATGTTCTGTCGTTTTTGCTCTCAGGATACCTGCTGCTCAGAATATACAGGATTTTTAAAGAACATCCGGGCTCTCCGGGAATTACCGCTGCTAAAGAACTGGCAGTTTCCAGAGGGGTTGAATCAAGTCTGGATCGCTGA
- a CDS encoding DUF3147 family protein yields the protein MELDLRDLGIRFVFGGTAVAACYILLQHLPSKSFAGVFAAFPAVMAAAVIMAGHFGSSEQASDIALGASAGMIGCAVCVLTATFCMEHLNLWGLSLEIALIAWFFSSYAAITLMQVFSKKEKEKETAGKRNFKIQASEKP from the coding sequence ATGGAACTTGATCTTCGGGATCTCGGCATAAGGTTTGTTTTTGGGGGCACGGCTGTTGCTGCCTGTTACATCCTGCTTCAGCACCTTCCCTCAAAATCCTTTGCAGGGGTCTTTGCCGCATTTCCGGCTGTAATGGCTGCAGCCGTAATTATGGCAGGCCACTTCGGGAGTTCCGAACAGGCATCGGATATTGCTCTCGGAGCCAGCGCAGGGATGATCGGCTGTGCTGTTTGCGTGCTTACGGCTACTTTTTGTATGGAACACCTGAATCTCTGGGGTTTATCCCTGGAGATCGCACTTATTGCCTGGTTTTTCAGTTCTTATGCAGCAATTACATTGATGCAGGTATTCTCGAAAAAGGAAAAAGAAAAAGAAACAGCAGGTAAAAGGAATTTTAAGATTCAGGCTTCAGAAAAGCCTTAA
- a CDS encoding DUF3147 family protein encodes MLITGISPIILRFLFGGTAVVASRLVARSFGGRLGGVFAAFPAVYLAAVAGLSMEYEGSELLSVSEQLSRGALVGMSADICCALAASYLILKYGWKTGLSLSLLFWAVLAPVIYFTWF; translated from the coding sequence ATGCTCATTACTGGTATCTCTCCCATTATTCTCCGTTTTCTTTTTGGCGGAACTGCGGTTGTGGCTTCAAGGCTGGTTGCCCGGAGTTTCGGAGGCAGGCTTGGAGGCGTTTTTGCGGCTTTTCCTGCGGTTTACCTTGCAGCGGTTGCGGGCCTGAGCATGGAATACGAAGGTAGTGAATTGCTTTCAGTTTCCGAGCAGCTTTCCAGAGGGGCACTTGTGGGAATGTCGGCAGATATATGCTGTGCCCTCGCAGCCAGCTATTTAATACTAAAATACGGATGGAAAACAGGCCTGAGCCTCTCTCTCCTCTTCTGGGCTGTGCTCGCCCCGGTTATTTATTTTACATGGTTCTGA
- a CDS encoding D-aminoacyl-tRNA deacylase yields MTDIIPENVNNSKITIICSAPDLASQNIKNHLLNLTEWKNLELPPESRFSAARESIDGKFRLVDIEEIHVFQDGLDRKLEAAGLPASLIIFASKHRSKEEINSLTVHCTGNPSGEARLGGHPKELAVSSPAAMKSILSGMKKLAGEKGLKYDVTLEVTHHGPTELSVPSIYAEIGSTEKQWEDPDAGEVAAKSILAVSLEKVPVAVGFGGGHYAMRQTGLLLETKISFGHNFPKYQLEFVDEALVRQAVEKSGAEFAYFDRKSMKSEDRKKISEILEKLGLRVLKESEIRENYGLDD; encoded by the coding sequence ATGACAGATATAATCCCAGAAAATGTTAATAATTCAAAAATCACCATAATCTGTTCTGCCCCAGACCTTGCCAGCCAGAACATCAAAAATCACCTTTTGAACCTGACCGAATGGAAAAACCTGGAACTACCGCCGGAGTCCAGATTTTCGGCAGCCAGAGAATCAATAGACGGAAAATTCAGACTTGTGGACATAGAAGAGATTCATGTATTTCAGGACGGGCTTGACAGAAAGCTTGAAGCTGCAGGTCTGCCGGCTTCCCTGATAATTTTTGCCTCCAAGCACAGGAGCAAAGAAGAAATTAATTCTCTCACCGTACACTGCACAGGAAACCCTTCAGGAGAAGCAAGGCTTGGGGGTCACCCTAAAGAGCTTGCAGTCTCTTCACCTGCTGCTATGAAGTCGATCCTGAGCGGGATGAAAAAGCTTGCAGGAGAGAAAGGGCTGAAGTATGATGTAACCCTTGAAGTGACCCACCACGGCCCGACAGAACTCTCTGTCCCATCAATTTATGCCGAGATAGGCAGCACTGAGAAGCAGTGGGAAGACCCTGACGCAGGAGAGGTGGCAGCAAAATCCATACTTGCAGTTTCCCTTGAAAAAGTTCCTGTCGCAGTTGGGTTCGGGGGAGGGCATTATGCCATGCGCCAGACCGGGCTTTTGCTTGAAACAAAAATTTCTTTCGGGCACAATTTCCCAAAATACCAGTTAGAATTCGTGGACGAAGCCCTTGTAAGGCAGGCTGTTGAAAAATCCGGTGCCGAATTTGCTTATTTTGATAGGAAATCCATGAAAAGCGAAGACAGGAAAAAGATCTCTGAAATTCTTGAGAAGCTCGGTCTCAGGGTATTGAAGGAATCGGAAATCCGGGAAAATTACGGGCTTGATGATTAA
- a CDS encoding ion transporter: MAGSVKKSPQNKPPDDDWRNTLYTIIFEADTPAGKRFDEILIVTILLSVIVVMLDSVKEIAASYGDFFYSLEWIFTIMFTVEYLLRLVCVGRPVRYATSFFGIIDLIAILPAYFSLLLPGSEYLLVIRSLRLLRIFRVLKLVQYLGEADLLIRALRASRRKITLFLFTVLNLVIILGSLMYVIEGGKNGFTSIPTSVYWAIITLTTVGYGDIVPETGLGQAVASVVMITGYSIIAVPTGIITSEISYASRYTKGRVCQNCSFEGHESDAKFCKRCGAELEIRS; encoded by the coding sequence ATGGCTGGATCAGTGAAAAAAAGCCCACAAAATAAGCCGCCTGATGATGACTGGAGAAATACGCTATATACGATAATATTTGAAGCAGACACACCTGCAGGAAAGAGATTTGACGAAATCCTGATAGTTACCATCCTGCTCAGCGTCATTGTTGTCATGCTGGATAGTGTAAAGGAGATTGCGGCGTCCTATGGCGATTTTTTCTATTCCCTTGAATGGATTTTCACAATAATGTTTACCGTGGAATATCTTCTGCGCCTGGTCTGTGTCGGCAGGCCGGTGCGGTACGCCACAAGTTTTTTTGGGATAATAGACCTGATAGCAATCCTCCCGGCGTATTTCAGCCTGCTTTTGCCAGGAAGCGAATACCTTCTGGTAATCCGGAGTTTACGGCTGCTCAGGATTTTCAGGGTGCTCAAACTTGTTCAGTACCTCGGAGAAGCTGACTTATTGATAAGAGCCTTACGCGCAAGCCGGAGAAAAATAACCCTGTTCCTTTTTACTGTTTTGAATCTGGTGATAATACTTGGTTCCCTGATGTACGTTATCGAAGGCGGAAAGAATGGGTTTACAAGCATACCAACGAGCGTTTACTGGGCAATAATAACTCTTACAACAGTGGGATACGGAGATATAGTCCCCGAAACAGGTCTCGGGCAGGCGGTTGCTTCTGTTGTTATGATAACAGGTTACAGCATCATAGCAGTCCCGACAGGTATCATCACGTCCGAGATTTCTTATGCAAGCAGGTACACCAAAGGAAGGGTGTGCCAGAACTGCAGTTTTGAAGGGCATGAAAGTGATGCGAAATTCTGCAAACGCTGTGGAGCAGAACTGGAGATACGCTCGTGA
- a CDS encoding glutamine synthetase family protein — protein MKTSSVELNPNRLVQYLKKPASEFTKDDIIKFVKDNGIKMLTFRYVGGDGRLKALSFIIRNEEHLDNVLSTGERVDGSSLFKYIEADSSDLYVVPKYRTAFVNPFEEIPTLDLLCSYFDKDGNPLASSAENIMKKAHAVLKEETGYELNAMAELEYYIISDKEMIDTDFPAIDQRGYHEAGPFTKFDQLRKDAMLAIAEAGGTIKYGHSEVGNFTDDKYYYEQNEIEFETTSLEDAADRLLIGKWILRMLAAQYGVSVSYAPKITVGKAGSGLHIHMKLLKDGKTATVENGGKLTDAAKKAIVGCLDIAGSITAFGNTIPTSYLRLVPHQEAPTNICWGDRNRSALIRVPLGWSGEASKMITIANPNYSEELKEHYYKQTYEFRAADGSADIYLLLTGLCVGTRHGLQMDNSLELADKLYINVNIFKEEHKDRLAQLEHLPASCYESAQALKKQKDIFMQYDVFTEGMLDGIISNLESYNDYQLSEKLYGKNEEIRKLVDNYIHIG, from the coding sequence ATGAAAACATCATCAGTAGAACTGAATCCAAACAGACTGGTACAGTACCTTAAAAAGCCAGCAAGTGAATTCACCAAAGATGACATCATCAAATTCGTCAAAGATAACGGTATTAAGATGCTGACCTTCCGCTACGTTGGCGGAGATGGCAGGCTCAAAGCCCTCAGCTTCATCATCAGGAACGAGGAACACCTCGACAATGTGCTTTCTACCGGAGAAAGAGTGGACGGCTCAAGCCTTTTCAAATACATAGAAGCCGACTCAAGCGACCTTTATGTTGTCCCGAAATACCGCACTGCTTTTGTAAACCCGTTTGAGGAAATCCCGACCCTTGACCTTCTCTGTTCCTACTTCGACAAGGACGGAAACCCTCTTGCAAGCTCTGCTGAAAACATCATGAAGAAAGCTCATGCTGTTCTGAAGGAAGAGACCGGGTACGAGTTAAACGCAATGGCTGAACTCGAATACTACATCATCAGCGACAAAGAAATGATTGACACCGACTTTCCTGCAATTGACCAGAGAGGATACCACGAGGCAGGTCCCTTCACCAAGTTCGACCAGCTCAGGAAAGATGCCATGCTCGCAATTGCCGAAGCCGGCGGAACAATCAAATACGGACACTCCGAAGTCGGAAACTTTACCGATGACAAGTATTACTATGAGCAGAATGAAATCGAGTTTGAAACAACAAGCCTCGAAGACGCTGCTGACCGCCTGCTCATCGGAAAATGGATCCTCAGGATGCTTGCAGCTCAGTACGGTGTTTCAGTCAGCTACGCCCCCAAGATCACTGTCGGAAAGGCAGGAAGCGGGCTCCACATCCACATGAAGCTCCTGAAAGACGGCAAGACCGCAACAGTCGAAAACGGCGGAAAGCTCACAGATGCCGCAAAGAAAGCTATCGTTGGATGCCTTGACATTGCCGGTTCAATCACTGCTTTTGGAAACACAATTCCTACATCCTACCTGCGCCTTGTGCCTCACCAGGAAGCACCAACCAACATCTGCTGGGGAGACAGGAACCGTTCCGCACTTATCCGTGTGCCTCTCGGCTGGTCCGGAGAAGCCAGCAAGATGATCACCATTGCAAACCCGAACTACAGCGAAGAACTCAAAGAACACTACTACAAACAGACTTATGAGTTCCGTGCTGCAGACGGTTCTGCTGACATCTACCTCCTCCTCACCGGTCTCTGTGTAGGTACCCGCCACGGGCTCCAGATGGACAACTCCCTTGAGCTAGCAGATAAGCTCTACATCAACGTGAACATCTTCAAAGAAGAGCACAAAGACAGGCTTGCCCAGCTTGAGCACCTGCCTGCTTCCTGCTACGAGTCCGCCCAGGCTCTTAAGAAACAGAAAGATATCTTCATGCAGTATGATGTCTTTACCGAGGGTATGCTTGACGGAATTATCAGCAACCTTGAATCCTACAACGACTACCAGCTGAGCGAGAAACTCTACGGCAAGAATGAAGAGATCAGGAAGCTTGTGGACAACTACATCCACATTGGCTGA
- a CDS encoding FprA family A-type flavoprotein has translation MKNYNIPEIARNVFWVGAKDWNRRMFDALIPLPQGTSYNAYLVKGEKKTALIDTVNPGFEEEFEQKINLVSDLEKLDYLVMNHAEPDHSSAIRYIMDKAPDSILVATERGIKMAGLYHELPEDRIKVVAEGDSIDLGGKTLRFIEAPWLHWPETMFTYLPEERVLFPCDFFGAHTAQGVYDDDLEDLIPLAKRYYGEIMMPFNKMGAKALEKIKDLEIDIIAPSHGPIYKNPERILEPYRKWTAGETENKALVVYISMWGSTKEMVNAIAETLLKEGVDVRMYDLAASDLGDVARELVDSRAIILGTPTVLAGMHPLALYGAYLVKALKPPAKYGVVLGSFGWGGGALRQAGDILTPSSMEVVGTHQVKGRAKEEDLKKIEEIGRQLAQKMKA, from the coding sequence ATGAAAAATTATAATATTCCGGAAATAGCCCGGAACGTATTCTGGGTTGGGGCAAAGGACTGGAACCGCAGGATGTTTGACGCTCTGATTCCTCTGCCTCAGGGGACAAGCTATAACGCTTACCTTGTAAAAGGAGAAAAGAAAACAGCCCTCATAGATACCGTAAACCCGGGATTTGAAGAGGAGTTCGAACAAAAAATAAACCTTGTTTCCGACCTGGAAAAGCTTGACTACCTGGTCATGAACCATGCCGAGCCTGACCATTCCAGTGCGATTCGTTATATTATGGATAAGGCTCCTGACTCCATACTTGTCGCGACTGAAAGGGGAATAAAGATGGCAGGCCTTTATCATGAGCTTCCTGAAGATCGCATAAAGGTTGTTGCCGAAGGGGACAGCATTGACCTGGGCGGGAAGACTCTCCGCTTCATAGAAGCGCCCTGGCTCCACTGGCCGGAAACCATGTTTACATATCTGCCGGAAGAAAGAGTACTTTTCCCATGTGACTTTTTCGGAGCTCATACTGCCCAGGGAGTTTATGACGACGACCTGGAAGACCTTATCCCCCTGGCAAAACGCTATTACGGGGAAATAATGATGCCCTTCAATAAAATGGGGGCAAAGGCTCTTGAAAAAATAAAGGACCTCGAGATTGACATTATAGCTCCAAGCCACGGGCCGATATATAAGAATCCAGAGAGGATACTTGAGCCCTACAGAAAATGGACTGCTGGAGAAACTGAAAATAAAGCCCTTGTTGTCTACATAAGCATGTGGGGCTCAACAAAAGAGATGGTAAATGCAATTGCAGAAACTCTTCTTAAAGAAGGAGTTGATGTAAGGATGTATGACCTTGCGGCCTCAGACCTGGGGGATGTTGCCAGAGAGCTTGTAGACTCAAGAGCCATTATACTGGGGACTCCTACAGTGCTTGCAGGAATGCACCCGCTTGCCCTGTACGGTGCTTACCTGGTAAAAGCGCTCAAACCTCCGGCTAAATACGGAGTTGTCCTGGGGTCATTCGGCTGGGGAGGAGGAGCATTGAGACAGGCAGGAGATATCCTGACCCCTTCGAGTATGGAAGTTGTTGGTACGCACCAGGTTAAGGGCAGGGCGAAAGAGGAAGACCTAAAGAAAATAGAAGAGATAGGCAGGCAACTTGCTCAAAAAATGAAAGCTTAA